The Longimicrobiaceae bacterium genome includes a window with the following:
- a CDS encoding DUF3817 domain-containing protein, producing the protein MLNTPVGRLRAVALVEGASFLLLLGVAMPLKYLAGMPAAVKVVGWAHGVLFMLFALALAEVVLTRSLPWSRIVAAAVASVVPFGPFVLDRHLRRDEQLAPRRA; encoded by the coding sequence GTGCTGAACACACCCGTCGGACGCCTGCGCGCCGTCGCCCTCGTCGAGGGCGCATCGTTCCTCCTGCTCCTCGGCGTCGCAATGCCGCTCAAGTACCTCGCCGGCATGCCGGCCGCCGTGAAGGTGGTCGGCTGGGCGCACGGCGTGCTCTTCATGCTCTTCGCGCTCGCCCTGGCCGAGGTGGTGCTCACGCGGAGCCTGCCATGGAGCCGCATCGTGGCCGCGGCCGTCGCGTCGGTGGTCCCCTTCGGCCCCTTCGTGCTGGACAGGCACCTGCGCCGGGACGAGCAGCTCGCCCCACGCCGCGCGTGA
- a CDS encoding PQQ-dependent sugar dehydrogenase: MQRAKRLCAVAAGLLAAGSMGQVAAEGRAQQAGDRSYRVVTVAEGLEHPWGMAFLPGGDVLVTERPGRLRVVRGGVLAPEPIAGVPQVRAREQGGLMDVALHPDFARNRLVYLSYSKPGPRGATTAVARGRLEGNRLTGVQEILEAKAWSTGGDHFGSRLVFDGRGHLFVSVGERGRMRNAQDLGTHAGKILRLHDDGRVPADNPFVGCPGALPEIYAYGVRNPQGMALHPATGELWETEHGPRGGDELNRIRPGANYGWPLVTHGIDYSGRKVSERTEQPGVAAPLHAWVPSIGTSGLAIYDGDRFPGWKGDFFVGGLAGRHLARVRLDGARVVEQEKLLGGRGHRIRDVRVGPDGFLYVLVDAAKAPVLRLEPVR, translated from the coding sequence ATGCAGCGAGCGAAGCGGCTGTGTGCCGTGGCAGCGGGGCTCCTGGCGGCGGGCTCGATGGGCCAGGTGGCCGCGGAGGGGCGGGCGCAGCAGGCGGGCGACCGGTCGTACCGCGTGGTCACCGTGGCCGAGGGGCTGGAGCACCCGTGGGGGATGGCGTTCCTCCCGGGCGGCGACGTCCTGGTGACCGAGCGGCCCGGCCGGCTGCGCGTCGTCCGCGGCGGCGTCCTGGCGCCGGAGCCCATCGCGGGGGTGCCGCAGGTCCGCGCGAGGGAGCAGGGCGGGCTGATGGACGTCGCCCTCCACCCCGACTTCGCGCGCAACCGGCTCGTGTACCTGAGCTACTCCAAGCCCGGGCCGCGGGGCGCCACCACCGCCGTCGCGCGCGGGCGGCTGGAGGGGAACCGGCTCACCGGGGTGCAGGAGATCCTGGAGGCGAAAGCCTGGAGCACCGGGGGCGACCACTTCGGCTCGCGCCTGGTCTTCGACGGACGCGGGCACCTGTTCGTCTCCGTGGGCGAGCGCGGGCGGATGCGGAACGCGCAGGACCTGGGCACCCACGCGGGGAAGATCCTGCGCCTGCACGACGACGGCCGGGTCCCCGCCGACAACCCCTTCGTCGGCTGCCCGGGCGCGCTCCCGGAGATCTACGCGTACGGGGTCCGCAACCCGCAGGGGATGGCTCTCCACCCGGCCACCGGGGAGCTCTGGGAGACGGAGCACGGGCCGCGCGGCGGCGACGAGCTCAACCGGATCCGGCCCGGGGCCAACTACGGCTGGCCGCTCGTCACCCACGGGATCGACTACAGCGGCCGGAAGGTCAGCGAGCGGACGGAGCAGCCGGGCGTGGCGGCGCCCCTGCACGCGTGGGTGCCCTCCATCGGCACCTCCGGGCTGGCGATCTACGACGGGGACCGCTTCCCGGGGTGGAAGGGGGACTTCTTCGTCGGCGGGCTGGCGGGCCGGCACCTGGCGCGGGTGCGGCTGGACGGTGCGCGCGTGGTGGAGCAGGAGAAGCTGCTGGGCGGGCGCGGCCATCGGATCCGCGACGTGCGGGTGGGACCGGACGGCTTCCTCTACGTTCTGGTGGATGCCGCGAAGGCGCCGGTGCTGCGGCTCGAGCCGGTCCGCTGA